In bacterium, a genomic segment contains:
- the gcvT gene encoding glycine cleavage system aminomethyltransferase GcvT yields MTEDGGSGAGRRLRQLTLRDRHEALGARFAPFAGWEMPLQYQGIVGEHHAVREGVGVFDVSHLGRALVQGSQAGPLLRSVTTFDVTGLVPGKAHYSLYCNEAGGIDDDVFVYRLAGERWAVVHNASNAEQDFDRLRSVFGDEASEITAETAMLAVQGPDALSLLSTVLGPAVEGLEMRSCVELDWDGGQVMFARTGYTGEDGGECVVGLAQAAALWDALIEGGASPAGLGARDTLRLEAALPLYGNDLDAETSPYDAGLGFAVTLDDGAPFTGRDALVEARGRPRTRRLAHLEARGRGVLRSGYAVHAPEGGDPVARLTSGSFSPSLRLGIGMAYLPVELAKTGARFEVDVRGRMLPVEVVRRPFYRKSRE; encoded by the coding sequence GTGACAGAAGACGGCGGTTCGGGCGCCGGACGCAGGCTCAGACAGCTAACCCTGCGGGACCGGCACGAAGCCCTCGGCGCCCGCTTCGCACCCTTCGCCGGCTGGGAGATGCCGCTCCAGTACCAGGGGATAGTCGGCGAGCACCATGCCGTACGCGAAGGGGTGGGGGTCTTCGATGTCTCTCACCTCGGCCGGGCCCTGGTGCAGGGATCGCAGGCGGGGCCGCTGCTCAGATCGGTGACCACCTTCGATGTGACCGGGCTCGTGCCCGGCAAGGCGCACTACTCGCTCTACTGCAACGAGGCCGGGGGCATCGATGATGACGTGTTCGTCTACCGGCTGGCCGGAGAGCGGTGGGCGGTCGTCCACAACGCTTCCAACGCCGAGCAGGACTTCGACCGGCTCCGGTCCGTGTTCGGCGACGAGGCCTCCGAGATCACCGCTGAGACCGCGATGCTGGCCGTGCAGGGTCCGGACGCGTTGTCGCTTCTGAGCACGGTCCTCGGGCCCGCCGTAGAGGGGCTCGAGATGCGCTCCTGCGTGGAACTCGACTGGGACGGTGGGCAGGTCATGTTCGCCCGCACCGGCTATACGGGCGAGGACGGCGGCGAGTGCGTAGTCGGGCTCGCGCAGGCCGCGGCGTTGTGGGATGCGCTGATCGAGGGAGGGGCATCGCCGGCGGGTCTCGGGGCGCGGGACACGCTGCGCCTGGAGGCTGCGCTGCCCCTGTACGGCAACGATCTGGACGCGGAGACGAGCCCCTACGACGCCGGCCTGGGTTTTGCGGTGACCCTCGATGACGGTGCGCCATTTACAGGGCGCGATGCGCTGGTCGAGGCGCGGGGGCGACCCCGGACACGGCGGCTCGCCCACCTCGAGGCGCGCGGGCGCGGCGTACTGCGGTCGGGCTACGCCGTGCACGCTCCGGAAGGCGGCGACCCCGTGGCTCGGCTCACCAGCGGAAGCTTCAGCCCGAGCTTGCGTCTCGGCATCGGCATGGCCTACCTTCCCGTGGAGCTTGCGAAGACCGGCGCCCGGTTCGAAGTCGATGTGCGCGGGCGTATGCTCCCGGTCGAAGTCGTTCGCCGTCCGTTCTACAGAAAGTCGAGGGAGTGA
- a CDS encoding CoA transferase has product MKPLADVRVVELANWIAAPAAGAVLADLGADVIKVEPPNGDPVRGFLRSPEVGGPAAQVDYPFTVSNRGKRSVTLAVNREAGREALLALTGSADVFLTNMLNYRLVKYGLEPSDLLEANPRLVVARVSGYGSRGPEAHRPGFDMTAFFARGGMIDTMTPPDGDAPKPPTGPGDHATAMAMVAAILLGLRTAERTGRGQVVDTSLLSMGIWTMASMLAATLVDGRDREHRSRSSEVTALNNRYRTSDDRWLFLTMPGGAMWRPLCVALGVEDMIEDERFADADARRENMDLVVQRLDRAFAKRTLGEWGVVLEEAGLVWSPASSLSDVASDPQAEVLGLYPEIEHPAAGTFRTVATPFEMEGADLRPTGPAPDPGEHTESVLREMGWDDARIEAARLRGAFGPPE; this is encoded by the coding sequence ATGAAGCCGCTGGCCGACGTACGTGTCGTGGAGTTGGCCAACTGGATCGCCGCGCCGGCGGCGGGAGCGGTCCTGGCCGATCTCGGCGCCGACGTCATCAAGGTGGAGCCCCCGAACGGTGATCCGGTGCGCGGCTTCCTCCGCTCTCCCGAGGTCGGCGGCCCCGCCGCCCAGGTGGACTATCCGTTCACGGTGAGCAATCGGGGTAAGCGGTCCGTGACCCTGGCGGTCAACAGGGAGGCGGGCCGGGAGGCACTGCTGGCGCTGACGGGCTCCGCAGACGTGTTCCTCACCAACATGCTCAACTACCGGCTGGTGAAATACGGCCTGGAACCGTCCGACCTGCTGGAGGCCAACCCGAGGTTGGTGGTGGCTCGGGTGAGCGGGTACGGGAGCCGGGGCCCCGAGGCGCACCGGCCCGGCTTCGACATGACCGCCTTCTTCGCCCGCGGCGGCATGATCGACACCATGACGCCGCCCGATGGCGACGCTCCCAAGCCGCCGACGGGACCCGGTGATCACGCCACCGCCATGGCGATGGTGGCAGCGATCCTGCTGGGTCTCCGGACCGCCGAGCGGACCGGCCGCGGCCAGGTGGTTGACACCAGCCTCCTCTCAATGGGGATCTGGACCATGGCCAGCATGCTGGCCGCCACCCTGGTGGACGGACGGGACCGTGAGCACCGGTCGAGGTCGTCCGAGGTCACGGCCCTGAACAACCGCTACCGGACCTCGGACGATCGGTGGCTGTTCCTGACCATGCCAGGGGGTGCGATGTGGCGACCGCTCTGTGTGGCGCTGGGTGTCGAGGACATGATCGAGGACGAGCGCTTCGCCGACGCGGACGCCCGCCGCGAGAACATGGATCTGGTGGTCCAGCGCCTCGATCGAGCGTTCGCGAAGAGGACCCTGGGGGAGTGGGGCGTGGTCCTCGAAGAGGCGGGCCTGGTCTGGAGTCCGGCTTCCAGCCTGAGCGACGTGGCCTCGGACCCGCAGGCCGAGGTCCTGGGTCTCTATCCCGAGATCGAACACCCTGCCGCGGGTACGTTCCGGACTGTGGCGACGCCGTTCGAGATGGAGGGCGCCGACCTTCGTCCGACGGGCCCGGCCCCCGACCCGGGCGAGCACACCGAATCGGTACTGCGGGAGATGGGTTGGGACGATGCCCGCATCGAGGCAGCCCGCCTCCGAGGCGCCTTCGGTCCGCCTGAATAA
- a CDS encoding fructose bisphosphate aldolase, translated as MNLNQLQKVKEGKGFIAALDQSGGSSPKALAGYGVPEDAYSTSDEMFDLIHDMRTRVITSPGFGGDRILGAILFADTMRRRIEGLDTARYLWGEKGVVPFLKVDEGLDEERDGVQLMRPMTGLGDLLEEGRESAIFGTKMRSVIKLADREGIEANVEQQFEVGERILEAGMIPILEPEVDIDSPEKAEAEDLLLGAIRARLGRLGDSGVMLKLTLPSQENLYSGLVEHPNLVRVAALSGGYDHVEACERLARQRGMVASFSRALLEGLRVDQSQEEFDAVLDRLVGNVSEASAT; from the coding sequence ATGAACTTAAACCAGTTGCAGAAGGTTAAGGAAGGGAAGGGGTTCATCGCCGCCCTGGACCAGAGCGGGGGTAGCTCACCCAAGGCGCTGGCGGGATACGGGGTACCGGAGGACGCCTACTCGACCAGCGACGAGATGTTCGATCTGATCCATGACATGCGGACCCGGGTCATCACCAGCCCCGGTTTCGGTGGGGACCGGATCTTGGGGGCCATCCTGTTCGCCGACACGATGCGCCGCCGGATCGAGGGTCTGGACACGGCGCGCTACCTGTGGGGAGAGAAGGGCGTGGTGCCCTTCCTGAAGGTGGACGAGGGCCTGGACGAGGAGCGGGACGGCGTCCAGCTCATGAGGCCGATGACCGGCCTGGGGGACCTGCTGGAAGAAGGGCGGGAGAGCGCGATCTTCGGCACCAAGATGCGTTCCGTCATCAAGCTGGCCGACAGGGAGGGCATCGAGGCCAACGTGGAGCAGCAGTTCGAGGTGGGTGAGCGGATCCTTGAGGCCGGAATGATCCCGATCCTCGAGCCCGAGGTGGATATCGACAGCCCCGAGAAGGCCGAGGCGGAGGACCTGTTGCTGGGGGCCATCCGGGCCCGGCTGGGCCGGCTGGGGGACTCGGGCGTGATGCTCAAGCTGACCCTACCCAGCCAGGAGAACCTGTACTCGGGTCTGGTCGAGCATCCCAACCTGGTCCGGGTGGCGGCCCTCTCCGGGGGCTACGATCACGTGGAGGCGTGCGAGCGCCTGGCCCGGCAGCGCGGCATGGTGGCCAGCTTCAGCCGGGCCCTCCTGGAGGGCTTGAGGGTGGACCAGTCCCAGGAGGAGTTCGATGCGGTGCTGGACCGGCTGGTGGGCAACGTGTCCGAAGCTTCGGCTACGTAA